The Ziziphus jujuba cultivar Dongzao chromosome 3, ASM3175591v1 region GATGGGAACATTTTATTTAGAGAAATAGATCAGAGAGTCTCTTGCTGCACACGGAACTTAACAAAGGAGAGaaattaatggaaaaataacaaagacagtaaaaagggaaaaaaagcaGCCAAGTATTTGTTCTACATGAGGCTTAATTGCAGTGGATGCACTTTTGTTagaatatatgtgtgtatgtttACTCGATCTGTCATGGCTTGGCAGGTTCTCTAGAGTGGCTGTAATGGAGCTTGAATGGTGGCTTCATATCAAGGGAAGGATGGAAACAAACATTTTGTCACCCAAAACAACTTATGGAGCTTACTTTGTATATAAATTCAACGAACGCAGCCGTGGGTTTAAAGGCAATCcagttgattttcaaatatattttgaagGAGAAGAGGAGGTCGATGAACGAATGGTTGGAAGTAGAGAGTTGTTAAATAGACAAATGCGTAGGAGTAGAGTGTCCTTAAATGGACAAATGGGTAGGAGTAGAGTGTTCTTAAACCCTTCAGAAGATGAGCGGCAAATAATTCGAGTCAGAGAAGATGGGTGGTTGGAGGTGGAAATGGGTGAGTTCTTCAATGATGGTGGAGATGATCATCGAGTGGTGGTATGCAGACTAATGGAGACTGACAGTTGTGTTACGAAGATTGGACTGGTTGTTGAAGGAATTGAATTTAGGCCGAAATCTGGtacatagaaatatatatatatatatatatatatatatatatatgtttaagccTTTCAACTTCTTTTCTGTCACTTTACTTGTAGTTCTATATCATACCAGAAGAAAATAAGTTCCTATGCAAAGATTAGAGGATTTGCAGTCCTACTTATTTTCTTATGCAGTTGCAATGTTTCATTCCAAGTTGTGTTCGAGAAATCCTGTTTACTTCTGTTGATGATCATCCCCTCTACTCCCCATCACTAACTGAGAACTGCAAAGTTTTCGAAAACAGAAAGCTACCACATTACATGTCTAGGAAGATAGATTCTCATTTTTAGACGTTAATAAATTATATGCTGGAAAGACCCTTTCTTTGGAGTTCGAATTTGAGAATGGTTTTACTGTAATACGTATCAAGATTGAGATGCTATAAATAGTTGTTGAGAGGtattttttgttcttgcttAAGGGCTTAAACATAAAGTTTACCATAGAATTCTCCCGTGCTTGTTTCTTCAGACAAATTAGGTGAACAATTTCCAATATTATGAACCATGATTGCTGCTGATACCTAGAATTGCCGAGAAGGACATTGTTAGTTTTGACACCAAGAAGAGAAGTCGAATGAAaggaaaaacagagaaaacagagagataAGAATGTGtttgacaagaaaaagaatgaatctttatttggtatttatacAGTTTAGCACACACAAATATCAAAGACAATTTGAAAAGTAGCTAACAAGGAAAGCCTAAAAGCTCTGAAATTGACTGAGAGAGTGAACTTGATGATATACCTATTCCTCTTTAATGATATTTTCACCTTTGCTAAATATAATcatgtcttttttatttattgttattcttattgaaCTGTCCCAATTTTGTAGCAATCCTTaatattcttttctttattttttgatgcTTGTAGCTTATAATTCTTCAACCATGTACCTTGAACAAACATGTAAACCAGATTAGGTACATTGGAGTCTGGTTTCCAACATGTTCAAGAtatgtttctttaatttttttggttcagTGAACtccataaacacacacacacaaacatacgTATATATTTATTGGTAATTTACAATACATATACCaatacaaatatttattcaaATGGAATATCGACTCATTCAGCTTGTCACTACTAGACCACTCCTGCCAACTTATCCACTACGCTTATCAACtagtatatgtgtgtatataaatgCACACATACACACAAACATGCAAACGCTTCTTAAGTTTGACAACATTATTCAAGGAAGTTGGAAAGTCGAGTCTTATTATATAATGTGATAATGCCTTGATTTCTATCGCTTCTTGTAATACTACATTGTGCCAGAAATAAATGTTCATTTACAAAGATTAGTGGATTTTTAGTCTATTTTCATTCTcttaaataatttccttaatgATTTTATAGTATTTTGTATTGTGATTGCGCTGCATGCGTGTAATTTCAAGGACACTAAGACTTATTAAAACAAAACTATATGTCCTAACACAAATAAGGTTTTCTTTCATTGATGAACAATTTCCCATATTCTAAGATTTCCATGGATGGAAATTGTTTTGATCCTTCTTAATGATGTTACTGGACTGAAGAATGATGGTACTTCTACTTTGACAGTAAAACTTTGTCTTTCTACCATCTACGACTAGTTTTGATACcaagaaaataaatcaaaagaaaGGGCAAACAGAGAGATGAAATGTGTTGGAGCAGAAAAAGGATAAATCTTTGTATGGTATTAATAATGTTTAGCACACAAATAATACCAGATACAGTTGGAAGAGTAGCAAACAAGGAAGCCTATAAGCTTTGGCTTTGATTGAGATATTCCACTTAAGGATATCCCTATCCCTCTTTGATGATAATATCACCTTGCTTAATATAATTATGTTACCTTTAACTAATTTATTCTGTTAGTTTTATACTTTGTACAAATTCGTATAATATTAAGATGGgagaaaattttgcattttacaGGTTTTTATGGCAATTCCTCTTGTCTGTTTCTAAGCAAATTAAATATTAGAATTGGAAATGGTCATTTCATTCCAACCAAACATGGTACAAATAGTAGACTTTGGTCTTTTAATatcaatatcattttaatattcgtttttttttaatatctatatgtttttatttttattattgtaaaaaataaaaataaataaataattaaacttttaCTGTCCGAAAGAgtgatagatttttttttttttttttttgggctaaaaagtaaaagtaaaaatcaCCAGCTATAAGTTACTGGTTAGAAGTACTGGCTAAAAACGACGGACCCAATTAAGAAAGTACCTTTACCATCGTAAAAAATTAATGGACCCACTCGCGTTTGTTTCGAACggatagatatatagatatatatgcagTCAATGCGGGCAACCCGATCATATACTTCTGAATTAAGTTTCCCATTCAGAAAGTTCTTTAGAACTATTCAACCTTGTCTGTATAAAAATATAGCTACAGAAACAAGCTAGGAATTTATGTTGAATATTATTTTCATGGTGTTCTGAGGAAGATCAAAGAATGGAGATTACCCAGTTGCCGGAAGAGTGCATTTCCCTTATAATTTCCTTCACTTCCCCAAAAGATGCTTGCAGGTCTTCTCTGGTTTGTCCTCTGTTCAGATCAGCCATGGATTCCGATATGGTTTGGAGAAGGTTTCTTCCCCATGACTATCACCAAATCCTTTCAAATTCAGCTTTAGTTTCATCCATGGATTCCCTTTCCAAGAAAGATCTCTTTTTCCATCTTTGTGACAATCCCATCATCATTAACATTGATAAAAACATGGTAAGcaaaatcttcaatttttccAATTATATTTCACTTTTTAATCATGAATTTTCTGTTGTCTAAAATTTATCAGTTTCTGATCAGTTTTGTATTCCAATATATGTAAAACCAGTAGGACTTAGTAATGAGGAAGTTTAATTGTTATGTATAGAACCACCATTTGCATGTTTGACTCTTGCACTATCAAGTTCAGAACAACCTTGGGAAACGATAACTATATGATagttctaattttatttattcatttattaattttgtatggTACCCATGAATATGATATATCTTTTGACATCTATAATTCATATCCTTATTCATTGAAATATTCACAGAGCTTTAAAATAGACAAAGAGAGTGGAAAAAAATGTTACATGTTAGCTGCAAGAAGGCTTTCAATTATTTGGGGAGATACACCACCTTATTGGGGGTGGACTTCTTTACCTGGAATGTCTAGGTAATGCTTCTAACCCACACtatattatacatttttatgaTGAAGCTagctttctctttctttgattgatgtgaattttttttggaGAAATAGAACAAACAGTTTTCTTGATGCACATGGAAATTAACAAggacaaaattaatcaaaaaaataatagccAAGATTAaccaactatatatatgtatggattaAGGAAACAGAGTAGCCAAGCCAAGATTCTTCCTCATGAGTCTTAAAAGATATACAATTAGCTTAAAGCATTGCAGTGGATGTGCTTTTGTTTCGTATTTTATTGGATGTcatgtataatatatgtataatttaatcCATGGCATGGCAGGTTCTCTGAAGTTGCTGAACTCTGGAGTGTGTGTTGGCTTGACATCAAGGCAAGGATTGAAACAAACATGTTGTCGCCGAAAACAACTTATGGAGCTTATTTTGTGTATCAACTTAATGAATACAGTGATGGGTTTGAAGAAAATCAGGTTGAGTTTCGAGTATATTTTGAAGGAGAAGGGGATGTCAATGGACATGGGGGTAGCCGTAGTGTGTTCTTAGATCCTCTGGAAGATGAGCAGCAACTATGtcgagatagaggagatggatGGATTGAGGTGGAAATGGGTGAGTTTTACAATGATGATGGCGAGGATCATCGGGTGGTGGTATGCAGTCTAATGGAGACTGATGACTATAGAAGTAAGAGTGGACTGGTTGTTGAAGGAATTGAGTTTAGGCCTAAATCTGGTATATAGAAATATAGTTATGTCTTTCTAACTTGTTTCTGTCACTTTTTTTAGTCCTATATTATACCAGAAAATATATGTTCTTGTATTCCTCTTCATTTTCTTATACAGTTTCAATATTTCATTCAAAATTGTGTTCGAGCAATTTTATTCCATATATGAGGGTTCTTTTTATccataattacttatttataatcCTAATTTACTACTTGGCTGCTTATACCGAATTAGAAAACATTTAAGTGTACAGAGGACAAACTGCTTATCGGATTGATATGTTGAAACACACTTTCTTCAGAATTTGAAGTTTGAGAATATGATTTTACACTATTTAAACCATACTATATGTCCCAAAACactgttatttttgttatttcttaAGGGCTTAATCAGTGGTTTCACCTTCGACTTCTgcattgtttgtttcttcagatGAATTAGGCTTTCTGCCATAGACATAAACAATTATTCCTAGTAACATCTGGCATTTCCATGGAAGGAAATTGTTCTAGTACAGCTTGATGATGCTACTGTGACAATGAAGCCTTTGTCTTTCTACCATCTAAGACTAGGTTTGATAccaagaaaggaaaaacagaGAGAACAGAGAGCTTAGAATGTGTTTCAGCAGAAAAGAATAAATCTTTATTTGGTACTGATACAGTTTAGCTGCTTGCATAATGTGAAACACAATTGGAAGAGTAGCTAACAAGGAATTCTATAAGCCTCATGTTTTCACCTtgcttaatataataattttttttttaacccataCTAATTTCTTCTGTTAGGTTATTCATACTTTGTAGTTATTAATTCTTCAACCATGTGCCCTaagcaaaaaatattaaaccaGTCActgaaatatgaaaaaataccctaagaaaaaaattaaaccagtCATTGAAATATGAAACAatcataataatcataatattaaACATCTTTAagatatgtttttaaatttcttggTTCATAATGAGGAGGTTCACCTGCTTACTGGCTGTTATTAAGGAAAAGTTCATATGTTATTCATATAagcaatcaatttaaatactaatCAGTCAATGCTATCaaacttaaagaaaaaaatataagattaaACAATTTAACATTATGTTGTAACAGCTAGTTTAATAGAGCAAAATGaccgtttaaaaaaaaaaaaaaaaaaaaagtagagggTGAGTTGAAACTTAGCTAAAGTTCTaagaatattttgtaattttccctATTATATACTGTTACGTACAACCCAGTCAGCCAGCAAAAGTCAATGCTAACAACCAGAACATGTACTTGTGCATTAAGTTTCTTCTCAGAAAGTGTTTCGATTATTCTACCTTGTCTATATGTATCTGTCTATCTGTATGATAGACAAATATAGCTGTAGGAACAACTAGGAATTTATATTCAATATTATCATCTGAGGAAGGAAATCAGAAAATGGAGATTACCAAGTTGCCGAAAGCGTGCATTTCCCATATAATTTCTCTTACATCTCCATGAGATGCCTGCAGATCGTCTCTGGTTTGTCCTCTGTTTAGATCCGCCATtgattccgatgtggtttggagAAAGTTTCTTCCCCTTGATTATCACCAAATCCTTCCATATTCACATTCAGCTTTAGCTTCATACATGGATTCCCTTTCTATGAAGCAACTCTTTTTCTATCTTTCTGACCACACCATCATCACTCAGTGACAACAACATGGTAAGCCAAAATCTTGAATTTCTTATTATATTTCGCTTTTGAATCATCAGtttgtttttgaaattatcAGTTTATTCTCAATTTTCTAAAGTCCATCTGTTGAAAACAAGTAGAATTTGTTAATAAGTGAATTTTACAAATCAATAATAACTTCAGGTAATCATGTCAAAGATGAATGCAGCAATCAAGTACTCTTGCACTAACAAGTTGCAAATCAGGACtacatgatattatatatatatatatatatatatatattgtacaggACATCCATAACTCATATCCTTATTTATTGAAATATGAACACAGCTTTAAAATAGACAaagaaagtggaaaaaaaaaatgctatgaTAGGTGCAAGAAGGCTTTCAATCGGTTGGTTAGATACACCAGCTTATTGGCAGTGTATATCTTGACATGCAGATTCTAGGTATGTTCTCTCATCTGTCCTATATCTTATCTGTGCTCAAATATTGTTAATACATTTTGAAATGAGGCTAGCTAGCTATTTCTTTGATGATGCGAAATTTTATTTCGATAATAGAATAGAAATTTTCATGTACGTAACTAATGGTAAAAACAGGacagtaaaaatgaaaaagagtaGGCAAGATGTAACAAATATCTATATGGAATAAGGTAAAAGAGCAGCTAAGATTTCTACATGAGTTTTAAAGATATGCAATCAGCTTAAAGCTTTGCAGTGGATGTGCttttgtatgtatgtatttatgtattaaCATATGGATATGTTAATTCGATCCCCATGGCCTGCCAGCTGCTCTAGAGTGGCTGAACTAAGGCATGTATGGTGGTTAGACATCAAGGGAAGGATCAAAACAAACATTCTGTTGCCAAAATCAACTTATGGAGCTTATTTTGTGTATAAACTCAACAAACGTAGCTGGGCATCTAAGAAAATACCAGTTGAGTCGAGAGTATATTTTGAAGGAGAAGAGGAGTTCCATGAACACGAGGGTGGGCATAAAGTGTTCTTAGACCCTTCAGGAGATGAGCAGGAACTATGTAAAGTTAGAGAAGATGGTTGGTTGGAGGTGGAAATTGGTGAGTTCTTCAATGATGGCAGAGAGGATAAGCGGGTGGTGGTATGCAGTCTAATGGAGACTGATGAGTATATCACTAAGAGTGTACTGGTTGTTGAAGGAATTGAGTATAGGCCTAAATCTggtaaatagaaatatatttttgccTTTCCACTTGTTTTCTGTCACTTCTTTATAGTCCTATACCATACCAGAAATTATTTGTTGTCCTATTTCATCTTATTATACAGTTTCAATGTTTCATTCATAGTTGTGTTCAAGAAAATTCTTTTTTACTTCTGTGGATGATCATCACCTTTATACCCTAGCTCTCACTAGATATCTTTTGTGGAGAAGTGCAAAGCTTTTAAAAAACAGAAACCCACCACACTACAAATCTTGGAGGATTCATAATTATGAATGGTGATCTTCATTTTTAGgcattaatcaaataattatatgTTGAAAGACCTTTTATTTAGTGTTTGAAGTTGAGAATGATATTACAGTATTTTGCATTGAGATTGCAGTGGCAGATGTATATTTTCAAGAATACTGTGTATACTTGTTAAGATGTTTTTAAACCAAACAATATGtcccaaaacatttttattttgctctTGCTTAGGGGCTTAAACAGAAGTTGTACATTTGAATTCTCTGGTGCCTGTTTCTTCAAAtgaattaggctttcttccattgatgaaattttttttgatattatgaACCATGAATTGCTCGTGAATATCTACAATTTCCATAGAAGGAAATTGTTCTCGTTCACCCTTGCAAATGGCTAGTTTTGATATCAAAAGAAAGGACAAACAGAGAGAAAACAGATTGATTAGAATGTGTTGTAGCAGAAAAAGTATGGATCTCTAGTTAGTATGTATCTATACAGTTTAGCACACACAATTTATCAAACACAATTTGAAGATTAGCTAACAAGGAAAGCCTTGAAGCTCTTACGTACTTTGACTTGGAGATTCAACTTCAAGATATACCTATTTTGTTCCtcgttaatgattttttttttttttttttttttttttataaccttGCTCAATATGATCAtgattttatatgtttattatttttctcattgAGCTGGCCCAATTTTATAGCAACccttcttaatttctttttgttagtCGTTTATACTTTGTAGTTAATAATTCTTCAAAAccctaaacaaaaaattaaaccagAATAGGAACATTAGGAGGCTGGTTTCCCACATGTTTAagatatgtttttttaattcttggtTCAATGTACTTATACATACGTACGTacgtacatacatacatacatatgcatattataaattagtaaCATACAAAACAAAGGCTAAATCGTTCTTCATATTCAAATCAATAGTGATTCCTTCAGCTTGTCAGCACTAGACCACTCCTGTCAATTTATCCACTAGGCTTGTAAACGCTTTATAAATTTGACAATTCAAGGAAGATGGAGATTTGAGACAAGTCTTGTAATATCGCTAGTTATGTACAGTCGAAGTTGCAAGGAAACAAGAAATTTCTTCATTAGTTGCTAGCACACGAAAATCAACTAAATTAATATGGGTCACATAATGCGACTTCAGTTTGCTCGAATCTGGTTTAACCATGGAAGGCAAACTTTCTTTCCTGGAATCTATATATACTGATTCAGTATTTTTGAGCTGATGcatcttatcttttttttgtgATCATGTTACTAAGATAATTAATGATGATGTTACTAaaggtatgattttttttttccccctttttttttctttttttttttttttttttggtagaaactAAAGGTATGATCATGTTGCTTAGTCTATTGGTTGTACCCATTTTGTAGGTTATGTTACTAAAATTGTTATCATGTTACTTTGGTTTATTGGAGATTACCCATTTTATGGTTTTATCACTAAAATTATGATCATGCGACTTTCATTTGCTCCAATCTGGATCAACCATGGAACGCAAACTTTCTTTCCCAGAATCTGTGCCcattcagtatatatatatatatatatataggattccCGTTTATTTGGTTTCTTATTCAAGCTAGAAACGAACTTTTAGAGAGTTTTTTGCAaaactttttggtttttcttaggaagaaagaagaaaagaggtaAATATTGGAGATGCTCTCTAATTcggtcaaaaacaaaaacaagagcaTTAGTGATGCTTATGGGCCAGAAGAAAAGCAGAAGGAAAACTTGGTAGAAAAGCtgatgatgatcatcatcatatatCATGATGAAAATGCATgtatttcatcatcatcatcatttccttgtgCTATTGTAAGGATTATAATGATATCATCTCCAGATCAGATTcagattcaaaattaaattctttatcCAAGGAAGATCTCTATTCCTATTTTTGTAACCACCCCATCATCATAGATAATGGAACCAAggtaagcaaaatatatatatgtgtatatacatacatatatatatatatattgatttttggttatgttaaagttttttttttttttttttggcaatttctttaaattcattCTGCTGGTATTAACTTTTAATCCCTCACTAATACCAAAAAACAATGTTTTGaacaaaagaaatagataaattgcattagttgaaaaaaaaaatgagttaagATGATTATGTTAGGAATTTGATTAATCATCATATTTTAACATGCttattattaacaaattaattttttttcttcttcttcttattattttatttttgggtctgTTCTTCTATGCTTGAGTTACGAATGTTGACTCCATTTTTCATTCTTTGACCACAGAGACTTgcagtagataaaaaaaaaaagtgggaaaaTATGCTATATGATAGGGGCAAAAGGGCTTGAAATTGTACATGAAGAAAAGCCAGAGCATTGGCAACGGAAATCTCTACCAGAGTCTAGGTATATATATTCTCTCACTCCTATTGATCTTATTTGTTCAAAATTTCTAAAACATTatgtttctattattaatatctgaattttataaaattcgaATAATCATAtctgaaaattttccaatatacatatatattattatttataataatttcctaTCTAATATCTTGAATCTCCTATTTCTCGTGCAATATCTCAAACCTTCTTAGGCATGAGTATGAAAAGGCATATTGAATCAATTTCCTTTAActtctaacatatatatattttggaaaagaaaaatgttaccGCGTTGAAATTCACGATGCGTTGTCATACATTTGAAGACTATCTTTACCAAATTGTCTTGTCCAGAATGAAACAGATGATCACtcaatattcaataaaataattgattgtAGATGAACTTATCATCCCGTTTCCCAACTTTGACAATGACGTTTCACCATGACTTC contains the following coding sequences:
- the LOC107422531 gene encoding F-box protein PP2-B10-like, producing MEIAKLPEECISHIISFTSPKDACRSCLVCPLFRSASDSDVVWRKFLPHDYHQILSNSASASSMDSLSRKKLYFHLCDNPIIIDSDQNMSFNINKESGKKCYMIGARRLSIPWGITPAYWRWPSLPAESRFSRVAVMELEWWLHIKGRMETNILSPKTTYGAYFVYKFNERSRGFKGNPVDFQIYFEGEEEVDERMVGSRELLNRQMRRSRVSLNGQMGRSRVFLNPSEDERQIIRVREDGWLEVEMGEFFNDGGDDHRVVVCRLMETDSCVTKIGLVVEGIEFRPKSGT
- the LOC107422532 gene encoding F-box protein PP2-B10; translation: MDMLIRSPWPASCSRVAELRHVWWLDIKGRIKTNILLPKSTYGAYFVYKLNKRSWASKKIPVESRVYFEGEEEFHEHEGGHKVFLDPSGDEQELCKVREDGWLEVEIGEFFNDGREDKRVVVCSLMETDEYITKSVLVVEGIEYRPKSGK